In a single window of the Terrirubrum flagellatum genome:
- a CDS encoding alpha/beta hydrolase family protein, which yields MTIIERTHYFAKPGAAADVLATRRRACAVRLSLGLSPGEIFVKGQSGDGSEADVTWQCAFPDADAQARDLAARGASVDFEAVRATMRGLISRFERHVFESVDLALPSRLRDTPISGHTIAPRQISFSSGGYALKGWLHLPPGEGPFPLVITNHGSGIDKGTEDTSRPGTALLLMSWGIASFLPHRRGYGASEGPGWREEVSAPYGTDEYDAQLAARLDRESDDVLRALDVVAALPEIDAKHIGVMGSSFGGTTTLLAASKSEKFTCAVEFAGAAMNWDRTPGLRKLMIEAAHRVTAPIFFIQAENDYSIRPTKELAQSLEGSGKVFQSRIYPQFGVNAHEGHLLESRGPSVWAADVRLFLERYL from the coding sequence ATGACGATCATCGAGCGCACGCATTATTTCGCGAAGCCGGGCGCCGCCGCCGATGTGCTGGCGACGCGGCGCCGCGCCTGTGCGGTCAGGTTGTCGCTCGGCCTGTCGCCCGGCGAGATATTCGTAAAGGGACAAAGCGGGGATGGCAGCGAAGCCGACGTGACCTGGCAATGCGCGTTTCCCGATGCGGACGCGCAGGCGCGCGATCTTGCGGCGCGCGGCGCCAGCGTCGACTTTGAGGCGGTGCGCGCAACCATGCGCGGGCTCATCTCGCGCTTTGAACGGCATGTGTTTGAGAGCGTCGACCTCGCATTGCCGAGCCGCCTGCGTGATACGCCGATCTCCGGCCATACGATCGCGCCGCGACAGATTTCATTCTCCAGTGGCGGCTATGCGCTGAAGGGCTGGCTGCATCTGCCGCCGGGCGAAGGGCCGTTTCCCCTCGTGATCACCAATCACGGCAGCGGCATCGACAAGGGAACCGAGGATACCTCCCGCCCCGGCACGGCTTTGCTGCTGATGTCGTGGGGCATCGCCTCGTTCCTCCCGCACCGGCGCGGCTATGGCGCGTCGGAAGGGCCAGGCTGGCGCGAGGAAGTCTCCGCGCCTTACGGCACGGATGAATATGACGCCCAACTTGCGGCGCGACTCGATCGCGAGAGCGATGATGTGCTGAGGGCGCTTGATGTCGTCGCCGCGCTGCCGGAGATCGACGCGAAGCATATCGGCGTGATGGGCTCCTCCTTCGGCGGCACGACGACGTTGCTCGCAGCGTCAAAGAGCGAGAAATTCACATGCGCCGTGGAGTTCGCCGGCGCCGCGATGAACTGGGACCGCACGCCGGGACTGCGCAAGCTGATGATAGAAGCCGCGCACCGCGTCACGGCGCCGATCTTCTTCATCCAGGCGGAGAATGATTATTCGATCCGGCCGACGAAGGAGCTGGCGCAATCGCTGGAGGGAAGCGGGAAAGTGTTCCAGTCGAGGATTTATCCGCAATTCGGCGTCAATGCTCATGAAGGACATCTGCTGGAGAGCAGGGGCCCCTCGGTCTGGGCCGCCGACGTCAGGCTGTTTCTGGAGCGCTATCTGTGA
- a CDS encoding creatininase family protein — protein MKGRWIEDLAWPEVAERLAAGWPVIAPIGARAKEHGHHLPMQTDYLLARALCDGLAKELPVLVAPVVDFGYYPAFIAYPGSQHLRAETFIALLEDVLGGLFAHGAEHVFIVNTGVSTEGPVQIAVRNIFSQLRKTVAVADIRRLGKSSDHVKQQKLGGHGDEHETSLMLAIAPDKVNMSKAQADYGNMLNQPATVFYQPAEFSGDPKSGHHYSATGVRGDPTLATAEKGRAILDAMVADLVAGVRALYPSVG, from the coding sequence GTGAAGGGACGCTGGATCGAAGACCTCGCCTGGCCCGAGGTCGCGGAGCGATTGGCCGCAGGCTGGCCTGTCATCGCGCCCATCGGCGCGCGCGCGAAAGAACACGGCCATCATCTCCCGATGCAGACGGATTATCTGCTGGCGCGCGCGTTGTGCGACGGGCTGGCGAAGGAATTGCCGGTGCTGGTCGCGCCGGTCGTCGACTTCGGCTATTATCCCGCCTTCATCGCTTATCCCGGCAGCCAGCATCTTCGGGCCGAGACATTCATCGCGCTGCTCGAAGATGTGCTCGGCGGATTGTTCGCACATGGCGCTGAGCATGTATTCATCGTCAACACCGGCGTCTCGACAGAAGGGCCGGTGCAGATCGCGGTGCGCAATATCTTCTCGCAGCTTCGCAAGACGGTTGCGGTCGCCGATATCAGGCGACTCGGCAAATCAAGCGATCATGTCAAGCAGCAGAAGCTCGGCGGCCATGGCGACGAGCATGAGACATCGCTGATGCTGGCGATCGCGCCCGACAAAGTGAATATGTCGAAGGCGCAAGCGGACTATGGCAACATGCTCAATCAACCCGCGACGGTGTTCTATCAGCCGGCGGAATTTTCAGGCGATCCCAAGAGCGGCCATCACTACAGCGCAACGGGCGTGCGCGGCGATCCCACGCTCGCGACAGCGGAGAAGGGGCGCGCGATTCTCGACGCCATGGTCGCCGATCTCGTCGCCGGCGTGCGCGCGCTTTACCCCAGCGTGGGCTGA
- a CDS encoding FAD-dependent oxidoreductase: MESFDVIIVGFGYAGGVAAIAAHDAGARVLLIEKRNDAGGISVCSAGGVRCSDRPVDAFAYLSATNADTTPSDVLAALAEGMREMPEFIGDLAKRAGATMSIRPAPGNYPFPGHDAFSFINIDAVPDFDPAADFPSVRGSPAGARLFKTVLANVEARAIDVRYGCAAQRLIIERGKVVGVETERGIFHARGGVILTTGGFEGAADIQAQFWPMRPVLSAAIRTNTGDGMKMAQAAGASLWHMWHYHGSYGFRHPDGDYPFGVRLKRLPDWLPGASFREDVTMSWILVDRAGRRFMNEYEPYVQDTGHRAMEPMDFATQSHARLPALLIVDAKGRSLYPLSAPTWHDDEVAARYRKASAREMDDAILSSFDSIADLARAFSIEPAILEATIAQWNALVASGGEDELGRPVKGRASIIEPPFSAAHVWPVVSNTQGGPAHDARQRVLDAFGQPIPGLYEAGEIGSVFGHIYMSGGNLAECFVGGRIAGREAAAQAKMRGIAA; encoded by the coding sequence ATGGAATCTTTCGACGTCATCATCGTCGGGTTCGGTTACGCCGGCGGCGTCGCGGCGATTGCGGCGCATGACGCAGGCGCGCGCGTGCTGCTGATCGAGAAGCGCAATGATGCCGGCGGCATTTCGGTCTGCTCGGCTGGCGGCGTGCGTTGCAGCGATCGTCCGGTGGACGCCTTCGCCTATCTCAGCGCGACCAATGCGGACACGACGCCATCAGACGTTCTCGCAGCGCTTGCGGAAGGCATGCGCGAAATGCCTGAATTTATCGGCGATCTCGCGAAAAGGGCAGGCGCGACGATGTCGATCAGGCCGGCGCCGGGCAATTATCCGTTCCCCGGGCATGACGCGTTCAGCTTCATCAATATTGATGCCGTGCCGGATTTCGATCCCGCTGCGGATTTTCCATCGGTGCGCGGCTCGCCCGCGGGCGCGCGCCTGTTCAAGACGGTGCTTGCGAATGTCGAGGCGCGTGCGATCGATGTGCGCTATGGCTGCGCCGCGCAGCGCCTCATTATTGAGAGAGGAAAGGTTGTCGGCGTTGAGACGGAGCGAGGAATCTTCCACGCGCGTGGCGGCGTCATCCTCACGACCGGCGGATTTGAAGGCGCCGCCGATATTCAGGCGCAGTTCTGGCCGATGCGGCCGGTGCTCTCAGCCGCGATCCGCACCAACACGGGCGATGGGATGAAGATGGCGCAGGCGGCCGGCGCCTCGCTCTGGCATATGTGGCACTATCACGGCTCCTACGGCTTCAGGCATCCGGATGGGGATTATCCATTCGGCGTGCGGCTGAAGCGATTGCCGGACTGGCTGCCGGGCGCCTCTTTCCGCGAAGATGTGACGATGAGCTGGATTCTCGTCGATCGCGCCGGGCGCCGATTCATGAATGAGTATGAGCCCTATGTGCAGGACACCGGCCATCGCGCCATGGAGCCGATGGATTTCGCGACGCAATCGCATGCGCGTCTCCCGGCGCTGCTGATCGTCGACGCGAAGGGCCGATCGCTTTATCCGCTCTCCGCGCCGACCTGGCATGACGATGAAGTCGCGGCGCGCTATCGCAAGGCATCGGCGCGGGAGATGGACGACGCGATCCTGAGTTCATTCGATTCAATTGCAGATCTCGCACGCGCCTTCTCGATCGAGCCCGCCATTCTCGAGGCGACGATCGCGCAATGGAACGCGCTTGTCGCATCCGGCGGCGAAGATGAATTGGGACGTCCTGTGAAGGGACGCGCATCCATCATCGAACCTCCGTTCTCGGCCGCTCATGTCTGGCCTGTCGTGTCCAACACGCAGGGTGGTCCGGCCCATGATGCGCGCCAGCGCGTGCTCGATGCGTTCGGCCAGCCGATTCCCGGTCTTTATGAAGCGGGAGAGATCGGCAGCGTCTTCGGCCATATCTATATGTCCGGCGGTAATCTCGCGGAGTGTTTTGTCGGCGGGCGGATTGCCGGCCGCGAGGCCGCAGCGCAAGCGAAAATGAGGGGGATCGCCGCATGA
- a CDS encoding Xaa-Pro peptidase family protein, which produces MMRLDYSPQARAPYYDPDFNDAEYERRIAAVRAGLAEAKLDAIIVYCGVGSYASLRWLTNFQPVFGAAFVVVRADGGVIVTTNGMLHAEPMHSMVWNCRAAEVRCAAGPVYGGAVDEVATLAADAAADLRHVGLGNSALIPQQFHAVLASRLPGLRAADAVITNARLIKSAAEIAVMEESGKIADAAFDALFARLAPGVLETECAAAVVETMYARGAIESFRTCVVGGKLAGLKHAYARERKLEKGEMVFLDLGASYRGYASDTSLCAVVGEKPSGEAKGLLSIADDLYDAGLEEMKPGRTIDDIAQKLIRVVKGTKYEKDFYASGFGHGIGMDLFEAPGGLFAGSKAELKPGMTVAYEPMVVVEGLGTGVVENTILITETGHRLLTRAPRSR; this is translated from the coding sequence ATGATGCGTCTCGATTATTCGCCGCAGGCGCGCGCGCCTTATTATGATCCTGACTTCAATGACGCCGAATATGAACGCCGCATCGCGGCTGTGCGCGCTGGCCTCGCCGAGGCGAAGCTTGATGCGATCATCGTCTATTGCGGCGTCGGCTCCTACGCCAGTCTGCGCTGGCTGACGAATTTCCAGCCTGTCTTTGGCGCAGCCTTCGTTGTCGTCCGCGCCGATGGCGGCGTCATCGTCACCACCAACGGCATGTTGCACGCCGAACCCATGCATTCGATGGTGTGGAACTGCCGCGCGGCGGAGGTGCGCTGCGCCGCGGGTCCCGTCTATGGCGGCGCGGTCGATGAGGTCGCAACGCTGGCGGCCGACGCGGCCGCCGATCTCAGGCATGTGGGCCTCGGCAACTCCGCGCTCATTCCGCAACAATTCCATGCCGTGCTTGCGAGCCGGCTGCCTGGCCTGCGCGCGGCGGACGCGGTCATCACCAATGCGCGTCTGATCAAGAGCGCGGCCGAGATCGCTGTCATGGAAGAGTCAGGCAAGATCGCCGACGCCGCCTTCGACGCGCTGTTCGCGCGCCTGGCGCCCGGCGTCCTCGAGACGGAATGCGCTGCGGCCGTGGTTGAAACGATGTATGCGCGCGGCGCAATTGAATCCTTCCGCACCTGCGTGGTCGGCGGCAAGCTCGCGGGTCTCAAGCACGCCTATGCCCGCGAACGCAAACTCGAGAAAGGCGAGATGGTGTTTCTCGATCTCGGCGCGAGCTATCGCGGCTACGCCTCCGACACCAGTCTTTGCGCCGTGGTCGGGGAGAAGCCGAGCGGCGAGGCGAAGGGTCTCCTGTCGATCGCTGACGACCTCTATGACGCCGGCCTCGAAGAGATGAAGCCCGGCCGTACGATCGACGACATCGCGCAGAAGCTCATTCGCGTCGTCAAGGGCACGAAGTACGAGAAGGATTTCTACGCGAGCGGTTTCGGTCACGGCATCGGCATGGACCTGTTCGAGGCGCCGGGCGGCCTGTTCGCGGGCTCGAAAGCGGAGTTGAAGCCCGGCATGACCGTCGCCTATGAGCCGATGGTAGTGGTGGAGGGGTTGGGCACGGGCGTGGTCGAGAATACGATCCTTATCACCGAGACCGGCCATCGCCTGCTGACGCGCGCGCCGCGCAGCCGCTGA
- a CDS encoding efflux RND transporter periplasmic adaptor subunit — translation MSRRWAPALLAASVTVLGVAAHAQQRTPAVTVAKPVVKEIVEFDDFIGRFEAVDQVDVRARVSGYVDKISFADGALVKAGDPLFTIDQRPYQAALAEAQASVESAQARVEYTTSDLQRAESLRRTGNIAGQLFDERTQAASTAKADLRKAEATLNRVKLDLEFTEIKAPISGRISRRLVSIGNLVGANDTVLTNIVSTDPINFYFDIDERSFLAYGKMGSGGVTMSSADLKNDVLVATADQDEPTLKGHIDFSDNRLDQESGTLRGRAVVPNPNGLMKPGQFGRVRLLGTDRYKGILIPEEALASDQDRRVVYVVGDDNVVTLKPVRTGSRVDGYRVIRAGLTGDERIVVNGLMRVRPGVKVEPTLATLPPTRAAAQN, via the coding sequence TTGTCACGCAGATGGGCGCCCGCGTTGCTGGCTGCGTCCGTGACAGTTTTAGGCGTCGCCGCGCATGCGCAGCAGCGCACTCCTGCGGTCACCGTCGCAAAGCCTGTCGTGAAGGAAATCGTCGAATTTGACGATTTCATCGGCAGGTTCGAGGCGGTCGACCAGGTCGACGTGCGCGCCCGCGTCTCGGGCTATGTCGACAAGATTTCCTTCGCCGACGGCGCGCTTGTGAAGGCAGGCGATCCGCTCTTCACGATCGATCAGCGTCCCTATCAGGCGGCCCTGGCGGAAGCGCAGGCGAGCGTCGAATCCGCGCAGGCCCGGGTCGAATATACGACGTCCGACCTTCAGCGCGCGGAATCGCTGCGCCGCACCGGCAATATCGCAGGCCAGCTTTTCGACGAGCGCACGCAGGCGGCCTCCACCGCGAAAGCCGATCTGCGCAAGGCGGAAGCGACGCTCAATCGCGTCAAGCTCGATCTCGAATTCACGGAAATCAAGGCGCCGATCTCGGGGCGAATCTCCCGCCGCCTCGTTTCAATCGGCAATCTCGTCGGCGCCAACGATACGGTGCTGACCAACATCGTTTCGACCGATCCGATCAATTTCTATTTCGACATCGATGAGCGTTCCTTTCTCGCCTACGGCAAGATGGGCTCCGGCGGCGTCACCATGTCCTCCGCCGATTTGAAGAACGATGTGTTAGTTGCCACGGCCGATCAGGACGAGCCGACGCTCAAGGGCCATATCGATTTTTCCGACAACCGGCTCGATCAGGAGAGCGGCACGCTGCGCGGCCGTGCGGTGGTGCCCAATCCCAACGGACTGATGAAGCCCGGCCAGTTCGGCCGCGTCAGGCTGCTTGGCACCGACCGTTACAAGGGCATCCTTATCCCTGAAGAGGCGCTGGCGTCGGATCAGGACCGGCGCGTCGTCTATGTCGTCGGCGATGACAATGTCGTCACGTTGAAGCCGGTGCGCACCGGCTCGCGCGTCGACGGCTATCGCGTCATCCGCGCGGGGCTGACGGGTGATGAGCGGATCGTGGTCAATGGCCTGATGCGCGTGCGTCCCGGCGTGAAGGTCGAGCCGACGCTCGCCACCTTGCCGCCGACGCGCGCCGCGGCGCAGAACTGA
- a CDS encoding multidrug efflux RND transporter permease subunit, producing the protein MRFAHFFVDRPIFAAVIAIVITLVGSIAYTRLPVAQYPEIAPPTVVVRASYPGANAETVAATVATPLEQQINGVENMLYMSSYSTGDGNMSVTITFKLGTDLDQAQVLVQNRVAIATPRLPEEVRRLGVTTLKSSPDLMMVIHMYSPNGAYDQLYVSNYARNNVRDELLRLDGVGDLQIFGERQYSLRVWLDPDKLAAYGLTSSDVVKAIQAQNVQVSSGALGAEPVNMGNAFQITVNTQGRFQDVQQFRRVIVRSTSEGRLVRVQDVARVELGAQDYVTNAYLDGKAAVALGIFQRPNTNALSSAAGIIAKMEELKKSFPPGVDYDIIYNPTQFIAESVNAVYHTLGEAVLLVALVIIVFLQSWRTALVPIIAIPVSLIGTCAVMAAFGFSLNTLTLFGMVLAIGIVVDDAIVVVENVERNIALGMSPRDAAHETMDQVGTAVIAIALVLGAVFVPSAFVPGISGQFYRQFALTIAVSTFISAFISLTLSPALSAILLKPHSHEPARNPISRLGEKFANAFNTGFDRSANGYARGVAGVVKRKLIVLPIYVGLLAGTVWIAKAIPSGFIPQMDQGYAIVVIQLPSGASLSRTDAVTQKVSEIALKTPGAAHVAAFSGLAGATFTNATNAAAVFVTFKPFEERVKEGISGDKIVRDLFIRMQSVQEAFIIAIPPPSVRGLGNSGGFKMQVQERLGADVRRILASTYEMMGRAQGNPKLTGVFTTFSANSPQVYIEIDRPKAETLNVPISNIFDTLQQNLGTAYVNDFNALGRVYQVRAQADQRFRMDPEQIGRLRVRSSNGALVPLGTLAYVRDASGPDLIQRYNMYTSVPLQGNAPPGVSSGDALNAIEQLAREVLPQGATFEWTELAFQERSTGNTATFIFVLSVVFVFLVLAAQYESWSLPLAIILIVPMAVLSALLGVMLRGMDNNILTQIGLIVLVALAAKNAILIVEFAREAEAIEKKDPISAVVEACRLRLRPILMTAFAFILGVVPLVTATGPGAEMRQALGTAVFFGMLGVTIFGLVLTPVFYVAIRQTMLWFAGRGGKPKRGGSAPANDDSAGAPVVPGEEPTPAAAAAAPAP; encoded by the coding sequence ATGCGTTTCGCCCATTTCTTCGTCGATCGCCCGATTTTCGCGGCTGTCATCGCGATCGTTATCACGCTTGTGGGATCGATCGCCTATACGCGTCTTCCGGTCGCGCAATATCCTGAAATCGCGCCGCCGACCGTCGTCGTGCGCGCCTCCTATCCCGGCGCCAACGCCGAGACCGTGGCCGCCACTGTCGCCACGCCGCTCGAACAGCAGATCAACGGCGTCGAGAACATGCTCTACATGTCCTCGTATTCGACGGGCGACGGCAACATGTCCGTCACGATCACTTTCAAGCTCGGCACCGATCTCGATCAGGCGCAGGTGCTGGTGCAGAACCGCGTCGCGATCGCGACGCCGCGCCTGCCCGAAGAGGTGAGACGGCTTGGCGTCACGACGCTGAAGAGTTCGCCCGACCTGATGATGGTCATTCACATGTATTCGCCGAACGGCGCGTACGATCAGCTCTATGTCTCGAACTATGCGCGCAATAATGTGCGCGATGAATTGCTGAGGCTGGACGGAGTCGGCGATCTCCAGATTTTCGGCGAGCGTCAATACAGCCTTCGCGTCTGGCTCGATCCGGACAAGCTTGCCGCCTACGGCCTGACGTCGTCCGACGTGGTGAAGGCTATTCAGGCGCAAAACGTCCAGGTGTCGAGCGGCGCGCTCGGCGCCGAGCCGGTCAACATGGGCAACGCGTTCCAGATTACGGTCAATACGCAAGGCCGCTTCCAGGACGTGCAGCAGTTCCGCCGCGTGATCGTGCGCTCGACGTCAGAAGGACGCCTCGTGCGCGTGCAGGACGTGGCGCGCGTCGAACTCGGCGCGCAGGATTACGTCACCAACGCCTATCTCGACGGCAAGGCCGCGGTCGCGCTCGGCATCTTCCAGCGGCCGAACACCAACGCCTTGTCTTCGGCGGCCGGAATCATCGCCAAGATGGAGGAGTTGAAGAAGTCGTTCCCGCCAGGGGTCGACTACGACATCATCTACAACCCGACGCAGTTCATCGCCGAGTCCGTCAACGCGGTCTATCACACTCTTGGCGAGGCGGTGCTGCTCGTCGCGCTCGTGATCATCGTGTTCCTGCAGAGCTGGCGCACCGCGCTCGTGCCGATCATCGCCATTCCGGTGTCGCTCATCGGCACCTGCGCCGTGATGGCGGCGTTCGGCTTCTCGCTCAACACGCTGACTTTGTTCGGCATGGTGCTGGCGATCGGCATTGTGGTCGATGACGCGATCGTCGTGGTCGAGAATGTCGAACGCAACATCGCGCTCGGCATGTCGCCGCGCGACGCCGCGCATGAAACGATGGATCAGGTCGGCACGGCTGTTATCGCGATCGCGCTCGTCCTCGGCGCGGTGTTCGTGCCCAGCGCCTTCGTGCCGGGAATTTCGGGGCAGTTCTATCGCCAGTTCGCGCTCACGATCGCCGTGTCGACCTTCATCTCAGCGTTCATCTCGCTGACCTTGTCGCCGGCGCTGTCGGCGATCCTGTTGAAGCCGCACAGCCATGAGCCGGCGCGCAATCCGATCTCGCGCCTCGGCGAGAAATTCGCGAATGCGTTCAACACCGGATTCGATCGCAGCGCCAACGGCTATGCGCGCGGCGTCGCGGGCGTGGTCAAGCGCAAGCTGATCGTGCTGCCGATCTATGTCGGCCTGCTCGCCGGCACCGTGTGGATCGCGAAGGCCATTCCGAGCGGGTTCATCCCGCAGATGGATCAGGGCTATGCGATCGTCGTCATCCAGCTCCCATCGGGCGCGTCGTTGTCGCGCACCGATGCGGTGACGCAAAAGGTGTCGGAAATCGCGCTGAAGACGCCGGGCGCGGCCCACGTTGCAGCGTTCAGTGGGCTCGCCGGCGCGACCTTCACCAACGCCACCAACGCGGCCGCGGTGTTCGTCACTTTCAAGCCGTTCGAGGAGCGGGTGAAGGAAGGGATCTCGGGCGACAAGATCGTGCGTGATCTCTTCATCCGCATGCAGTCGGTGCAGGAGGCTTTCATCATCGCCATTCCGCCCCCCTCGGTGCGCGGCCTCGGCAATTCCGGCGGCTTCAAGATGCAGGTGCAGGAGCGGCTTGGCGCCGACGTGCGACGCATTTTGGCGTCGACCTACGAGATGATGGGACGCGCGCAGGGCAATCCGAAGCTGACGGGCGTGTTCACCACGTTCTCCGCCAATTCGCCGCAGGTCTATATCGAGATCGACCGGCCAAAGGCGGAAACGCTCAATGTGCCGATCAGCAACATTTTCGATACGCTGCAGCAGAATCTCGGCACGGCCTATGTCAACGACTTCAATGCGCTCGGCCGCGTCTATCAGGTGCGCGCGCAGGCGGATCAGCGTTTCCGCATGGACCCCGAGCAGATCGGTCGCCTGCGCGTGCGCTCGTCGAACGGCGCGCTGGTGCCGCTCGGAACGCTCGCCTATGTGCGCGACGCGTCAGGCCCCGATCTCATCCAGCGCTACAACATGTACACGTCGGTGCCGCTGCAGGGGAACGCGCCGCCCGGCGTGTCGTCGGGCGATGCGCTGAACGCGATCGAGCAGCTCGCGCGCGAGGTCCTGCCGCAGGGCGCGACATTCGAATGGACCGAACTCGCCTTCCAGGAGCGCTCGACCGGCAACACGGCGACCTTCATCTTCGTGCTGTCGGTGGTGTTCGTATTCCTCGTGCTTGCAGCGCAGTATGAAAGCTGGTCGCTGCCGCTCGCGATCATCCTGATCGTGCCGATGGCGGTGCTGTCGGCGTTGCTCGGCGTGATGCTGCGCGGCATGGACAACAATATCCTGACGCAGATTGGCCTGATCGTGCTGGTCGCTCTGGCGGCGAAGAACGCGATCCTGATCGTAGAGTTCGCGCGCGAGGCCGAGGCGATAGAGAAGAAGGATCCGATCTCGGCGGTGGTGGAAGCGTGCCGATTGCGCCTGCGCCCGATCCTGATGACGGCCTTCGCCTTCATCCTCGGCGTGGTGCCTCTTGTCACCGCGACGGGGCCGGGCGCGGAAATGCGTCAGGCGCTCGGCACGGCCGTGTTCTTCGGCATGCTCGGCGTGACCATCTTCGGCCTGGTGCTGACGCCGGTGTTCTATGTCGCGATCAGGCAGACGATGCTGTGGTTTGCGGGGCGAGGCGGAAAGCCGAAGCGCGGCGGCTCCGCGCCCGCGAATGACGACTCGGCCGGTGCGCCCGTTGTTCCCGGCGAAGAGCCGACGCCGGCTGCGGCGGCCGCGGCGCCGGCGCCCTGA
- a CDS encoding peptide ABC transporter substrate-binding protein, giving the protein MEERDLRNMIADVKGGQLSRRNFIRRMVAAGLTAPMAGLMLADAGLAAANPYAAYKPTKAGGGGTLKILFWQAVTLLNPHFAVGTKDQAGSRIFYEPLAGWTEDGELYPVLAAEIPSKENGGLAADGMSVTWKLKKGVKWHDGQPFTADDVVFNWEYAGNPATAAVTIGPYRNVKVEKVDDFTVRVLFEKPTPFWADTYVGQYGMIVPKHLFKDFVGDKSRDAPANLKPVGTGPYKFVDFKPGDSLRAERNPDYHLPNRPYFDVVEIKGGGDAVSAARAVMQTAEYDYAWNMQVEDEILKRLEAEGKGHVVMAWGGGNVEYLLLNATDPNVEIDGERSSIKTKHFAFSDPAVVKAMQLLADRQSIQQFIYGRLARATGNVINGPPQFVSKSSSWEFNVAKAEKLLEDAGWKKGSDGIRAKDGKKLKFLYQTSINAPRQKTQAIIKQAAQKVGIDLELKSVSASVFFSSDVANPDTYTKFYADMEMYTTSMPQPDPEQFMRLFTSWEVSSKENKWQGRNVTRWQNADFDALYKAAQKELDPVKRADLFVKMNDLVVANNCVPLLFRSQPNAISNKLTVLESGWDAILCSLSEWYREA; this is encoded by the coding sequence ATGGAAGAGCGAGATCTGCGAAATATGATCGCGGATGTGAAAGGCGGCCAGCTTTCACGTCGGAATTTCATCCGCCGTATGGTCGCAGCGGGCCTCACCGCGCCGATGGCGGGCCTCATGCTCGCCGACGCCGGCCTTGCCGCGGCGAATCCCTATGCGGCCTACAAGCCGACCAAGGCAGGCGGCGGCGGCACGCTGAAAATCCTATTCTGGCAGGCGGTCACGCTGCTCAACCCGCATTTCGCCGTGGGCACCAAGGACCAGGCGGGCTCGCGCATCTTCTATGAGCCGCTCGCGGGATGGACTGAAGATGGCGAGCTTTATCCCGTGCTCGCCGCCGAAATTCCGAGCAAGGAGAATGGCGGCCTTGCCGCTGACGGCATGTCGGTCACCTGGAAGCTGAAGAAGGGCGTGAAATGGCATGACGGCCAGCCCTTCACCGCCGATGACGTCGTCTTCAACTGGGAGTATGCCGGCAACCCTGCGACCGCGGCCGTGACCATCGGGCCGTATCGGAACGTCAAGGTCGAGAAGGTGGACGATTTCACGGTCCGCGTTCTCTTCGAAAAGCCGACGCCGTTCTGGGCCGACACCTATGTCGGTCAGTATGGCATGATCGTCCCCAAGCATCTGTTCAAGGATTTCGTCGGCGATAAATCGCGCGACGCGCCGGCGAATCTCAAGCCTGTGGGCACCGGGCCGTATAAATTCGTCGACTTCAAGCCGGGCGACTCGCTGCGGGCCGAGCGCAATCCCGACTATCATCTCCCGAACAGGCCTTATTTCGACGTGGTCGAAATCAAGGGCGGCGGCGACGCGGTGTCGGCGGCGCGCGCGGTCATGCAGACCGCTGAATATGACTACGCCTGGAACATGCAGGTCGAGGACGAAATCCTCAAGCGGCTCGAAGCGGAAGGTAAGGGCCATGTCGTGATGGCCTGGGGCGGCGGCAACGTCGAATATCTGCTGCTCAACGCCACCGATCCGAATGTCGAGATCGATGGCGAACGCTCCTCGATCAAGACGAAGCATTTCGCCTTCTCCGATCCTGCCGTCGTCAAGGCGATGCAACTCCTGGCGGACCGCCAGTCGATCCAGCAATTCATCTATGGCCGGCTGGCGCGCGCGACGGGCAACGTCATCAACGGCCCGCCGCAGTTCGTCTCGAAGAGCTCGAGCTGGGAGTTCAACGTCGCGAAGGCGGAGAAACTGCTCGAAGACGCCGGCTGGAAGAAAGGCAGCGACGGCATTCGCGCCAAGGACGGCAAGAAGCTGAAGTTCCTCTATCAGACGTCGATCAACGCGCCGCGCCAGAAGACGCAGGCGATCATCAAGCAGGCGGCCCAGAAGGTCGGCATCGATCTTGAACTGAAATCCGTGTCGGCGTCTGTCTTCTTCTCTTCCGACGTCGCCAATCCCGACACTTACACGAAGTTCTATGCGGATATGGAGATGTACACCACGTCCATGCCGCAGCCTGACCCGGAACAGTTCATGCGGCTATTCACCTCCTGGGAGGTTTCCTCGAAGGAGAACAAGTGGCAGGGCCGCAACGTGACGCGTTGGCAGAACGCCGACTTCGATGCGCTCTACAAGGCGGCGCAGAAGGAGCTCGATCCGGTCAAGCGCGCCGATCTCTTCGTCAAGATGAACGACCTCGTGGTCGCCAACAACTGCGTGCCGCTCCTGTTCCGTTCGCAGCCTAATGCGATCAGCAACAAGCTGACCGTGCTGGAAAGCGGCTGGGACGCGATTCTGTGCAGCTTGTCGGAGTGGTATCGCGAGGCCTGA